The following proteins come from a genomic window of Pocillopora verrucosa isolate sample1 chromosome 6, ASM3666991v2, whole genome shotgun sequence:
- the LOC131775137 gene encoding uncharacterized protein isoform X1 — protein sequence MARRTTHRPLNAGYQWILKDLEDTQNQLRILKQYYFKVKEIQQQTNLVTPEGNQVFEAGAERRLADLEREKCTIFITGETSAGRNSLINLLLGEQLLPSNIQKETMTTCEISHGSEKEIVLHFSNKSEHKRILKGGNIEDQIKEYIQKSTKDEDWCKKIEIMLPNTLLEGGIVIVNSPGIGESDHVKSIFMDNLSQANAFIYMINSPQAEGLQEDMLRVLDEWKKLYEGREEPGITAESALFVCNKWDAMEGKDDKTETEELQKNIIRRLRERIPKLDEECQVVRISMNTAKEELMESGKMNDDLYTLICAIQDLLLRDVKMKATFFYLWISGQISWLKDLANVQIQSTQRNRRECLEVREELNELLQELEKGSHIHEIDNAIHFHEEELCRKLTSYLRSEEVQKKFCDWSEKDLPVIGHRHSSRRIKSELGKCIDRRLHSLLKSVENKEKHFAKARADLEKKRLQYFSDLQKGICDIDRVLDSEDQSVPFELRSGRMCLPFYARMKKMIVAAGVVFMPVLIPVGLAAGALFAPAFGYVAVAKYLKEHQLREDPCKALKELSPQFLKSFIKESLRDHVQRELANEKNQISQIKRCHSAIISKYDQQCETFRRIVDESGDEEALEEKALEERAMVDLSWELRNMSDNLLFDAIQNGVPVMYPSGQIDGKKLSCNMEEVLGIGSSAKVFKGTLKGQSVAVKRLQQELHPQSVAWFLEEAGILRQVQHKNILTFHGVCMNVQNGRLISLDIVLELCASSLKDQIVNKKRNTPWMTEDAAVKILRCTLYILLGLEFLHDLGIVHRDIKLSNMLISKDKVIKIADFGWAKSESSITGTQCGTLFYMAPEVRKRIPYGSKVDMYSFGIMMWEMWYGKEIFADLIENDEEIPPPTEVKSYLSRGPVGDGSFAPPAEWTNLMISCCNPDPDQRPTATECKELLVKITRKYEK from the exons ATGGCGAGGAGAACAACACATAGACCTCTTAACGCG GGATATCAATGGATCTTAAAAGACCTGGAGGATACTCAAAATCAGCTACGTATACTGAAACAATACTATTTTAAAGTGAAGGAAATTCAGCAGCAAACTAACTTGGTTACTCCAGAAGGCAATCAGGTATTTGAGGCTGGTGCTGAAAGACGTCTTGCAGACCTTGAGAGGGAGAAATGTACCATTTTCATCACTG GTGAGACCAGTGCTGGTAGGAACAGTCTGATCAATCTATTGCTTGGTGAGCAACTTCTTCCTTCCAATATCCAGAAAGAGACTATGACTACCTGTGAAATATCCCATGGTTCAGAGAAGGAAATTGTGCTGCACTTTTCCAACAAGAGTGAACATAAACGTATCCTCAAGGGAGGAAACATTGAGGACCAAATCAAAGAGTACATTCAAAAGTCAACAAAGGATGAAGATTGGTGCAAGAAAATAGAGATAATGCTTCCCAACACATTATTAGAG GGTGGTATAGTGATTGTGAACAGCCCAGGAATTGGTGAATCAGATCatgttaaaagtatttttatggACAACCTTTCTCAAGCTAATGCTTTCATTTACATGATAAACAGTCCACAGGCCGAAGGATTGCAAGAGGACATG ctTCGAGTATTGGATGAATGGAAGAAGCTCTACGAAGGAAGAGAAGAACCAGGCATCACTGCTGAATCTGCTCTTTTCGTCTGCAACAAGTGGGATGCAATGGAAGGAAAAGATGACAAAACCGAAACAGAGGAGCTCCAAAAGAACATCATACGCAGACTAAGGGAAAGAATTCCCAAACTTGATGAAGAATGTCAAGTGGTCAGAATATCTATGAACACAGCAAAAGAGGAGCTAATGGAGTCAGGCAAGATGAATGATGATCTGTACACGCTCATTTGTGCAATTCAGGACCTTTTACTccgtgatgtaaaaatgaaagcTACCTTCTTCTatct CTGGATAAGTGGCCAGATTAGCTGGCTAAAGGATTTGGCAAATGTACAAATACAAAGTACTCAAAGGAATAGAAGAGAATGCCTTGAGGTAAGGGAAGAACTTAATGAGTTACTGCAAGAGCTTGAGAAAGGCTCTCACATCCATGAAATTGACAATGCTATTCATTTCCACGAGGAAGAACTGTGCAGAAAGCTTACGTCTTACTTGAGATCTGAAGAAGTTCAGAAAAAATTTTGCGATTGGTCCGAAAAGGACTTGCCTGTTATTGGTCATCGTCATAGTTCCCGAAGGATCAAATCCGAACTTGGTAAATGCATAGATCGAAGATTACATTCTTTGCTTAAAAGCgtggaaaataaagaaaaacatttcgcGAAAGCTCGTGCAGACCTGGAGAAAAAACGTCTCCAATATTTCTCTGATCTTCAAAAGGGCATTTGTGACATTGACCGTGTTCTTGACTCAGAGGATCAGTCTGTTCCCTTTGAATTGCGCTCTGGAAGAATGTGTTTGCCTTTCTACGCAAGAATGAAAAAGATGATTGTGGCAGCTGGTGTAGTTTTTATGCCAGTGTTGATTCCTGTTGGTTTAGCTGCAGGAGCTCTCTTTGCACCCGCTTTCGGTTATGTGGCCGTCGCAAAGTATCTCAAGGAACATCAGCTCAGGGAAGATCCTTGTAAAGCTTTAAAAGAACTTTCCCCCCAGTTTCTAAAGTCTTTCATTAAAGAAAGTCTACGGGATCATGTCCAAAGAGAACTAGCtaacgaaaaaaatcaaatttcccAAATAAAGAGATGCCATTCAGCGATCATCAGTAAATACGATCAGCAATGTGAGACTTTCAGGAGGATAGTAGATGAATCAGGAGATGAAGAAGCCCTGGAAGAGAAGGCCCTGGAAGAGAGGGCCATGGTCGACCTGTCTTGGGAACTGCGGAATATGAGCGACAACCTTTTGTTTGACGCCATCCAAAACGGAGTACCAGTCATGTACCCGTCTGGCCAAATCGATGGCAAAAAGCTTTCTTGCAATATGGAAGAAGTGCTAGGAATAGGAAGCTCAGCCAAAGTCTTCAAGGGAACACTAAAAGGACAGAGTGTTGCTGTAAAAAGGCTACAACAAGAGCTTCATCCACAAAGTGTTGCTTGGTTTCTTGAAGAAGCAGGAATATTAAG GCAAGTACAacataaaaacattttgactttcCATGGAGTGTGCATGAATGTTCAAAATGGCCGGCTGATTTCCTTGGATATCGTCCTTGAGTTGTGCGCCTCAAGTCTGAAGGATCAAATCgtcaacaaaaaaagaaacactccTTGGATGACGGAGGATGCAGCAGTTAAAATACTTCGATGTACCTTGTATATCTTACTGGGGCTGGAATTTCTTCACGATCTAGGCATTGTTCATCGGGATATTAAGCTGTCCAACATGCTG ATCTCAAAAGACAAAGTCATCAAAATTGCAGACTTTGGTTGGGCGAAGTCTGAAAGCTCGATCACGGGTACCCAATGCGGGACCTTGTTTTACATGGCGCCGGAAGTAAGAAAACGCATCCCGTACGGCTCAAAAGTGGACATGTACAGCTTTGGCATCATGATGTGGGAAATGTGGTACGGTAAAGAAATATTTGCCGACCTTATTGAGAACGATGAAGAAATCCCTCCGCCGACAGAGGTCAAAAGTTATCTATCTAGAGGCCCCGTAGGAGACGGCAGCTTCGCTCCTCCAGCAGAGTGGACCAATCTTATGATATCTTGCTGCAATCCTGATCCAGACCAGAGACCAACAGCGACAGAATGTAAAGAGTTACTTGTGAAAATTACTCGAAAATACGAAAAGTAA
- the LOC131775137 gene encoding uncharacterized protein isoform X2 — translation MVLPSESHLLPLPNLNNWLSSLFFLYVVSQNTLITASSFELRVLDEWKKLYEGREEPGITAESALFVCNKWDAMEGKDDKTETEELQKNIIRRLRERIPKLDEECQVVRISMNTAKEELMESGKMNDDLYTLICAIQDLLLRDVKMKATFFYLWISGQISWLKDLANVQIQSTQRNRRECLEVREELNELLQELEKGSHIHEIDNAIHFHEEELCRKLTSYLRSEEVQKKFCDWSEKDLPVIGHRHSSRRIKSELGKCIDRRLHSLLKSVENKEKHFAKARADLEKKRLQYFSDLQKGICDIDRVLDSEDQSVPFELRSGRMCLPFYARMKKMIVAAGVVFMPVLIPVGLAAGALFAPAFGYVAVAKYLKEHQLREDPCKALKELSPQFLKSFIKESLRDHVQRELANEKNQISQIKRCHSAIISKYDQQCETFRRIVDESGDEEALEEKALEERAMVDLSWELRNMSDNLLFDAIQNGVPVMYPSGQIDGKKLSCNMEEVLGIGSSAKVFKGTLKGQSVAVKRLQQELHPQSVAWFLEEAGILRQVQHKNILTFHGVCMNVQNGRLISLDIVLELCASSLKDQIVNKKRNTPWMTEDAAVKILRCTLYILLGLEFLHDLGIVHRDIKLSNMLISKDKVIKIADFGWAKSESSITGTQCGTLFYMAPEVRKRIPYGSKVDMYSFGIMMWEMWYGKEIFADLIENDEEIPPPTEVKSYLSRGPVGDGSFAPPAEWTNLMISCCNPDPDQRPTATECKELLVKITRKYEK, via the exons ATGGTCTTACCATCAGAATCCCATCTGTTACCACTTCCAAATCTCAATAATTGGttatcatcacttttttttctgtatgttGTCTCCCAAAATACCTTAATAACTGCATCATCATTTGAG ctTCGAGTATTGGATGAATGGAAGAAGCTCTACGAAGGAAGAGAAGAACCAGGCATCACTGCTGAATCTGCTCTTTTCGTCTGCAACAAGTGGGATGCAATGGAAGGAAAAGATGACAAAACCGAAACAGAGGAGCTCCAAAAGAACATCATACGCAGACTAAGGGAAAGAATTCCCAAACTTGATGAAGAATGTCAAGTGGTCAGAATATCTATGAACACAGCAAAAGAGGAGCTAATGGAGTCAGGCAAGATGAATGATGATCTGTACACGCTCATTTGTGCAATTCAGGACCTTTTACTccgtgatgtaaaaatgaaagcTACCTTCTTCTatct CTGGATAAGTGGCCAGATTAGCTGGCTAAAGGATTTGGCAAATGTACAAATACAAAGTACTCAAAGGAATAGAAGAGAATGCCTTGAGGTAAGGGAAGAACTTAATGAGTTACTGCAAGAGCTTGAGAAAGGCTCTCACATCCATGAAATTGACAATGCTATTCATTTCCACGAGGAAGAACTGTGCAGAAAGCTTACGTCTTACTTGAGATCTGAAGAAGTTCAGAAAAAATTTTGCGATTGGTCCGAAAAGGACTTGCCTGTTATTGGTCATCGTCATAGTTCCCGAAGGATCAAATCCGAACTTGGTAAATGCATAGATCGAAGATTACATTCTTTGCTTAAAAGCgtggaaaataaagaaaaacatttcgcGAAAGCTCGTGCAGACCTGGAGAAAAAACGTCTCCAATATTTCTCTGATCTTCAAAAGGGCATTTGTGACATTGACCGTGTTCTTGACTCAGAGGATCAGTCTGTTCCCTTTGAATTGCGCTCTGGAAGAATGTGTTTGCCTTTCTACGCAAGAATGAAAAAGATGATTGTGGCAGCTGGTGTAGTTTTTATGCCAGTGTTGATTCCTGTTGGTTTAGCTGCAGGAGCTCTCTTTGCACCCGCTTTCGGTTATGTGGCCGTCGCAAAGTATCTCAAGGAACATCAGCTCAGGGAAGATCCTTGTAAAGCTTTAAAAGAACTTTCCCCCCAGTTTCTAAAGTCTTTCATTAAAGAAAGTCTACGGGATCATGTCCAAAGAGAACTAGCtaacgaaaaaaatcaaatttcccAAATAAAGAGATGCCATTCAGCGATCATCAGTAAATACGATCAGCAATGTGAGACTTTCAGGAGGATAGTAGATGAATCAGGAGATGAAGAAGCCCTGGAAGAGAAGGCCCTGGAAGAGAGGGCCATGGTCGACCTGTCTTGGGAACTGCGGAATATGAGCGACAACCTTTTGTTTGACGCCATCCAAAACGGAGTACCAGTCATGTACCCGTCTGGCCAAATCGATGGCAAAAAGCTTTCTTGCAATATGGAAGAAGTGCTAGGAATAGGAAGCTCAGCCAAAGTCTTCAAGGGAACACTAAAAGGACAGAGTGTTGCTGTAAAAAGGCTACAACAAGAGCTTCATCCACAAAGTGTTGCTTGGTTTCTTGAAGAAGCAGGAATATTAAG GCAAGTACAacataaaaacattttgactttcCATGGAGTGTGCATGAATGTTCAAAATGGCCGGCTGATTTCCTTGGATATCGTCCTTGAGTTGTGCGCCTCAAGTCTGAAGGATCAAATCgtcaacaaaaaaagaaacactccTTGGATGACGGAGGATGCAGCAGTTAAAATACTTCGATGTACCTTGTATATCTTACTGGGGCTGGAATTTCTTCACGATCTAGGCATTGTTCATCGGGATATTAAGCTGTCCAACATGCTG ATCTCAAAAGACAAAGTCATCAAAATTGCAGACTTTGGTTGGGCGAAGTCTGAAAGCTCGATCACGGGTACCCAATGCGGGACCTTGTTTTACATGGCGCCGGAAGTAAGAAAACGCATCCCGTACGGCTCAAAAGTGGACATGTACAGCTTTGGCATCATGATGTGGGAAATGTGGTACGGTAAAGAAATATTTGCCGACCTTATTGAGAACGATGAAGAAATCCCTCCGCCGACAGAGGTCAAAAGTTATCTATCTAGAGGCCCCGTAGGAGACGGCAGCTTCGCTCCTCCAGCAGAGTGGACCAATCTTATGATATCTTGCTGCAATCCTGATCCAGACCAGAGACCAACAGCGACAGAATGTAAAGAGTTACTTGTGAAAATTACTCGAAAATACGAAAAGTAA
- the LOC136281919 gene encoding uncharacterized protein: MATVEFGRSLGSILCPVISILYVADLRSELQCDCYQYADDMTFYIHSKPCDLNSSADHINKALTSLRDYSKNCNMALNSSKTNWMLISTPQMARYHSLEERKLPIACGDTPLKRISCTKLLGVHVDQHLTWKTHEDHGSSSSYGTLSVLRRLKNLAPFHVRKHLAESLVLSKVNYACFCSLQRLQNARAGFVKRKFAGVEDVAKLNWPSVNKNVKLNLLK; encoded by the coding sequence ATGGCAACTGTGGAATTCGGGCGTTCTTTAGGCTCAATTCTGTGTCCAGTTATTTCCATTCTCTATGTCGCCGACCTCCGGAGCGAGCTGCAGTGTGACTGTTATCAGTATGCTGACGATATGACGTTTTACATCCACTCGAAACCATGTGATCTCAATTCTTCAGCAGATCACATAAATAAAGCACTTACAAGTCTGAGGGACTATTCTAAGAATTGCAACATGGCCTTGAATTCTTCCAAGACAAACTGGATGCTTATTTCCACTCCACAGATGGCGCGATATCACAGTTTAGAAGAACGAAAACTTCCTATCGCTTGTGGCGATACTCCACTAAAACGGATTTCCTGCACAAAGCTATTGGGTGTACACGTGGACCAGCACCTGACCTGGAAGACGCATGAAGACCATGGGTCTAGTTCGTCGTACGGGACACTGTCAGTACTGCGCAGGCTTAAAAATCTGGCCCCTTTTCATGTGAGGAAACACCTGGCAGAGAGCTTAGTCCTCTCTAAAGTGAATTATGCATGCTTTTGTAGCCTCCAAAGGCTACAAAATGCTCGCGCTGGATTTGTCAAAAGAAAGTTCGCAGGAGTGGAAGACGTTGCAAAGTTGAACTGGCCTTCGGTGAATAAGAACGTTAAACTAAATTTACTTAAGTAA
- the LOC131775139 gene encoding uncharacterized protein produces the protein MKEVVFYYDVVCPFAYMASRLIEGVASRNGAKILWKPVLLGGLYKGTQAPQGAAGSAYDSMSVAKIKILADDLKRSKLHYGIEGTGPSEHPIKTLNPMRLLAAAAHANQDVCVPLTHKLFAAYWVQNKDVRESSVLQESASSVGWQVDIDEMIGGLGKEKLLQNTQEALDRGSFGVPSFWVNNELFFGVDHLHFVERALGNKSAAPPRFHPTPTEPRKSKLTIYHDFSSPWSYIGSTQIPKLLTEVHPVSVEVEWVPISVGALFKMIGTPVVPMRTLSEAKREYGNKDLQDWAKYRGIQFQFTSHFPFRSILPLRVTLANPDDRLRQTMYEAGWRYDRDIGDPKVLSSVLTEAGFDGEALIAATQDQQIKDQLRKNTDRAFATGLCGVPSYQVNDGSVLWGQDRLNVVADLLCGWEDHLKPSNHSKL, from the exons ATGAAAGAAGTAGTGTTTTATTACGATGTCGTTTGCCCATTCGCCTACATGGCGAGCAGACTCATAGAAGGTGTCGCAAGCCGAAACGGGGCTAAAATTCTGTGGAAACCTGTTCTGCTAG gTGGCCTGTATAAGGGAACACAGGCACCCCAAGGTGCAGCAGGATCTGCTTATGACTCTATGAGTGTGGCTAAAATTAAGATATTAGCAGATG ATTTAAAGAGATCAAAACTTCACTATGGGATTGAAGGGACAGGTCCATCTGAGCATCCAATAAAGACACTGAATCCAATGCGTCTCTTAGCTGCAGCAGCCCATGCAAATCAAGATGTGTGTGTCCCATTAACCCATAAGCTTTTTGCTGCATATTGGGTTCAAAACAAAG ATGTGCGAGAGAGCAGTGTTTTACAAGAAAGTGCCTCATCAGTTGGCTGGCAAGTTGACATTGATGAGATGATTGGTGGGTTGGGGAAAGAGAAGCTTCTGCAGAATACCCAGGAGGCTTTAGACAGAGGTTCCTTTGGTGTGCCCAG TTTTTGGGTGAACAATGAACTCTTCTTTGGAGTGGATCATTTACATTTTGTAGAGAGAGCTTTGGGAAATAAATCAGCTGCCCCACCAAGGTTTCATCCAACCCCTACCGAACCCAGAAAATCTAAACTGACAATCTACCATGATTTCTCTAGTCCTTGGAGCTATATTGGTTCAACACAG ATTCCCAAGTTGCTGACAGAAGTTCATCCAGTTTCAGTTGAGGTTGAATGGGTGCCAATTTCGGTTGGAGCTTTGTTTAAGATGATAGGAACACCAGTG GTTCCGATGCGAACGCTCAGTGAAGCAAAGAGAGAATATGGAAACAAAGACCTACAAGATTGGGCAAAATATCGTGGGATTCAGTTCCAATTTACATCCCACTTTCCCTTTCGTTCCATTCTTCCACTGAGAGTGACGCTAGCAAACCCAGATGACCGACTACGACAAACTATGT ATGAAGCAGGGTGGCGGTATGACAGGGACATTGGTGATCCTAAG GTTTTGTCTTCAGTTCTGACCGAAGCTGGGTTCGATGGTGAAGCGTTGATAGCAGCGACTCAAGATCAACAGATCAAGGATCAATTGCGGAAAAACACAGACAG AGCCTTTGCCACCGGACTCTGTGGAGTTCCGAGCTATCAAGTAAACGATGGATCCGTTTTGTGGGGTCAAGACAGACTTAATGTTGTCGCCGACCTGCTTTGTGGTTGGGAAGACCACTTAAAGCCATCCAACCATAGCAAGCTTTAA